The following coding sequences are from one Musa acuminata AAA Group cultivar baxijiao chromosome BXJ1-6, Cavendish_Baxijiao_AAA, whole genome shotgun sequence window:
- the LOC135677594 gene encoding uncharacterized protein LOC135677594 — MKNNTVVHQLLQVSSSSSSSESEAEEEAVVEIEEQAPPPAWNPANGISTGLALGINKRRLLSKQLSMRETRMEAKWEKRRRQILQTRRLMEGGGREEGGGDEEATEGSERRLDGRTRSLTDEDLDELRGSIDLGFGFNEEEGGQGLCDTLPALNLYFAVNRQLSDPKLQSSPSPASTPTATSSSSALDGLPSPRSPNEQSQSGASDCWKICNPGDSPQHVKTRLRHWAQAVACSLRQSW, encoded by the exons ATGAAGAATAACACGGTGGTGCATCAGCTGCTGCaagtgtcgtcgtcgtcgtcgtcttcggaGAGTGAGGCGGAGGAAGAGGCGGTGGTGGAGATCGAAGAGCAAGCGCCTCCGCCGGCATGGAACCCCGCAAACGGCATCAGTACTGGCCTTGCCCTCGGCATCAACAAAAGGAGGCTGCTTTCGAAGCAGTTGTCGATGAGGGAGACGAGAATGGAGGCCAAgtgggagaagaggaggaggcagaTACTGCAGACGAGGCGTCTGATGGAGGGAGGCGGCcgcgaagaaggaggaggagatgaggaggCGACCGAGGGGAGCGAGAGGCGGTTGGATGGAAGGACGAGGAGCTTGACCGACGAGGACCTCGACGAGCTCAGGGGTTCCATCGACCTTGGGTTTGGCTTCAACGAAGAGGAAGGTGGACAAGGCCTCTGCGACACTCTCCCCGCCCTCAACCTATACTTCGCCGTCAACCGCCAGCTCTCCGACCCAAAGCTTCAATCATCGCCGAGCCCGGCCTCCACCCCGACCGCCACCTCTTCGTCATCCGCTCTGGACGGCCTCCCGAGCCCGCGCAGTCCCAACGAACAGTCGCAGTCAGGAGCTTCAGATTGTTGGAAGATCTGCAATCCAG GAGACAGTCCGCAGCACGTGAAGACAAGATTGCGGCATTGGGCACAGGCGGTGGCTTGTTCTCTGAGACAAAGCTGGTGA
- the LOC135677364 gene encoding protein FAR1-RELATED SEQUENCE 5-like isoform X1, with product MPIEQDKDQEVQAGNGEDLVEGPVRCHNCGISAKLTCHMRSGPEGRRTLCNACGIAWRKGKQRKVIDYEVPMKDLVNTKMVPEVDMEFENEDKAYEFYNRYAGMIGFSVRKGWIDKSSDKITRSRTLVCSREGFRKDKKGAKEVKKPRPETRIGCPARLTIKLRPSGTYRVTEFVPDHNHQPAPPSAMHMLRSQRVLTEVQAAEADLSDDSGTTPKSANQQTGRQVAGSRSVRYLPVDHRMGLRTKRMKPMQMGDAEAVLKYLQNMQLNDPSFFHAILIDEDDKLTNIFWADAKSMSDFNYFGDVVCLDTTYRVNGYGRPFAPFLGVNHHKQIVIFGAALLYDETIESFKWLFNTFKIAMRGKQPKTILTDQSMSISNALNAVWPGTSHRLCVWQVYQNAVKHLNNVFQGSKTFAKDFGRCIFDYEDEEEFLPAWQTMLEKYDLRNNEWLANLFGDRENWALAYGRETLCADMKSTLQNENFSLLKKYLTPQLDLLSFFKHYMRVVDDHRYAELQADFHASQSVPRIPPSKMLRQAASLYTPAVFQMFHKEFEVFMDCMLFSSGEVGTISEYRITVGDNPKEYFVRLDSTDCSVACSCKKFEFVGVHCGHVLKVLDVRNIKELPERYFLKRWRRDAKTDTESDPGGVTLDGDPKSPVTTLMHAPFSSYVHHLGSRAITQFSEESPASDSHQQLLHGAAQLSQGYTTPNLHSQPIFTNSQLNH from the exons ATGCCGATCGAGCAGGATAAGGACCAGGAGGTGCAGGCCGGCAATGGCGAGGATTTGGTGGAGGGCCCAGTCAG ATGCCATAATTGTGGAATCAGCGCAAAGCTTACATGCCATATGCGAAGCGGCCCAGAGGGACGACGAACACTATGCAATGCATGTGGAATTGCTTGGAGAAAG GGAAAACAGAGAAAAGTTATAGACTATGAAGTTCCAATGAAGGACTTGGTAAATACAAAAATGGTGCCAGAAGTCGATATGGAATTTGAAAATGAAGACAAAGCATATGAATTCTACAACAGATATGCTGGGATGATAGGATTTAGTGTACGGAAAGGTTGGATAGATAAATCATCTGACAAAATTACTCGATCCAGAACACTTGTTTGCTCAAGAGAAGGATTTCGTAAAGACAAAAAGGGAGCCAAGGAAGTAAAGAAACCACGACCAGAAACTAGAATTGGTTGCCCAGCACGTTTGACCATTAAACTTAGACCTAGTGGTACATACCGTGTTACTGAATTTGTGCCAGACCATAACCATCAGCCTGCACCCCCTTCAGCTATGCACATGTTAAGGTCTCAAAGGGTATTGACTGAAGTTCAAGCTGCCGAGGCAGATTTATCTGATGATTCTGGAACCACTCCAAAATCAGCTAACCAGCAAACAGGCAGACAGGTTGCAGGTTCTCGAAGTGTCAGATATCTTCCCGTAGATCACAGAATGGGTCTTCGCACAAAACGTATGAAGCCTATGCAGATGGGAGATGCAGAAGCTGTACTGAAGTACCTACAAAACATGCAACTTAATGACCCATCTTTTTTTCATGCAATACTAATTGATGAGGATGATAAATTGACCAATATTTTCTGGGCAGATGCGAAGTCTATGTCTGACTTCAACTACTTTGGTGATGTTGTTTGTCTAGATACAACTTACAGGGTGAATGGATATGGTAGGCCATTTGCACCTTTTCTAGGTGTCAATCACCACAAGCAAATAGTTATTTTTGGTGCAGCTCTCCTGTATGATGAAACCATAGAGTCTTTCAAGTGGTTGTTTAATACTTTCAAGATTGCAATGCGTGGAAAACAACCAAAAACTATCCTGACGGACCAGTCTATGTCGATAAGCAATGCGCTAAATGCAGTTTGGCCAGGTACCAGTCATCGTCTTTGCGTGTGGCAAGTCTATCAAAATGCTGTTAAGCATCTTAACAATGTGTTCCAAGGTTCAAAGACTTTTGCAAAGGATTTTGGTAGGTGTATCTTTGACTATGAAGATGAGGAAGAGTTCTTGCCGGCATGGCAGACAATGCTAGAAAAGTATGATCTTAGAAACAATGAATGGTTGGCAAATCTTTTTGGAGATAGGGAGAATTGGGCCTTGGCATATGGCCGAGAAACACTTTGTGCTGATATGAAAAGCACGCTACAAAATGAAAACtttagtttgctaaagaagtaccTGACTCCACAACTTGACCTGCTGTCGTTTTTTAAGCATTACATGAGGGTGGTGGATGACCATAGATATGCTGAACTGCAAGCTGATTTCCATGCGAGCCAAAGTGTTCCAAGAATACCTCCTTCGAAAATGTTAAGGCAAGCAGCTTCATTGTATACTCCTGCAGTGTTTCAAATGTTTCATAAAGAGTTTGAGGTATTCATGGATTGCATGCTATTCAGCAGTGGTGAGGTTGGGACAATATCGGAATATAGAATCACTGTTGGTGATAATCCAAAAGAATACTTTGTTAGGCTCGATTCAACTGATTGTTCAGTTGCCTGCAGTTGTAAAAAATTTGAATTTGTTGGGGTTCATTGTGGTCATGTATTAAAAGTACTTGATGTTAGAAACATTAAAGAGCTACCAGAACGGTATTTCTTGAAGAGGTGGAGAAGGGATGCTAAGACTGATACAGAGTCCGACCCTGGAGGGGTTACACTTGATGGCGACCCTAAGTCTCCTGTAACAACTCTAATGCATGCACCCTTCTCCTCATATGTTCATCACCTAGGATCTCGTGCAATAACTCAATTTAGTGAG GAATCTCCGGCTTCTGATTCACATCAACAATTACTCCATGGTGCTGCTCAGTTAAGTCAG GGTTATACAACACCAAATCTGCATTCACAACCAATTTTCACTAATTCTCAGTTGAATCACTAG
- the LOC135677364 gene encoding protein FAR1-RELATED SEQUENCE 5-like isoform X2, with protein sequence MRSGPEGRRTLCNACGIAWRKGKQRKVIDYEVPMKDLVNTKMVPEVDMEFENEDKAYEFYNRYAGMIGFSVRKGWIDKSSDKITRSRTLVCSREGFRKDKKGAKEVKKPRPETRIGCPARLTIKLRPSGTYRVTEFVPDHNHQPAPPSAMHMLRSQRVLTEVQAAEADLSDDSGTTPKSANQQTGRQVAGSRSVRYLPVDHRMGLRTKRMKPMQMGDAEAVLKYLQNMQLNDPSFFHAILIDEDDKLTNIFWADAKSMSDFNYFGDVVCLDTTYRVNGYGRPFAPFLGVNHHKQIVIFGAALLYDETIESFKWLFNTFKIAMRGKQPKTILTDQSMSISNALNAVWPGTSHRLCVWQVYQNAVKHLNNVFQGSKTFAKDFGRCIFDYEDEEEFLPAWQTMLEKYDLRNNEWLANLFGDRENWALAYGRETLCADMKSTLQNENFSLLKKYLTPQLDLLSFFKHYMRVVDDHRYAELQADFHASQSVPRIPPSKMLRQAASLYTPAVFQMFHKEFEVFMDCMLFSSGEVGTISEYRITVGDNPKEYFVRLDSTDCSVACSCKKFEFVGVHCGHVLKVLDVRNIKELPERYFLKRWRRDAKTDTESDPGGVTLDGDPKSPVTTLMHAPFSSYVHHLGSRAITQFSEESPASDSHQQLLHGAAQLSQGYTTPNLHSQPIFTNSQLNH encoded by the exons ATGCGAAGCGGCCCAGAGGGACGACGAACACTATGCAATGCATGTGGAATTGCTTGGAGAAAG GGAAAACAGAGAAAAGTTATAGACTATGAAGTTCCAATGAAGGACTTGGTAAATACAAAAATGGTGCCAGAAGTCGATATGGAATTTGAAAATGAAGACAAAGCATATGAATTCTACAACAGATATGCTGGGATGATAGGATTTAGTGTACGGAAAGGTTGGATAGATAAATCATCTGACAAAATTACTCGATCCAGAACACTTGTTTGCTCAAGAGAAGGATTTCGTAAAGACAAAAAGGGAGCCAAGGAAGTAAAGAAACCACGACCAGAAACTAGAATTGGTTGCCCAGCACGTTTGACCATTAAACTTAGACCTAGTGGTACATACCGTGTTACTGAATTTGTGCCAGACCATAACCATCAGCCTGCACCCCCTTCAGCTATGCACATGTTAAGGTCTCAAAGGGTATTGACTGAAGTTCAAGCTGCCGAGGCAGATTTATCTGATGATTCTGGAACCACTCCAAAATCAGCTAACCAGCAAACAGGCAGACAGGTTGCAGGTTCTCGAAGTGTCAGATATCTTCCCGTAGATCACAGAATGGGTCTTCGCACAAAACGTATGAAGCCTATGCAGATGGGAGATGCAGAAGCTGTACTGAAGTACCTACAAAACATGCAACTTAATGACCCATCTTTTTTTCATGCAATACTAATTGATGAGGATGATAAATTGACCAATATTTTCTGGGCAGATGCGAAGTCTATGTCTGACTTCAACTACTTTGGTGATGTTGTTTGTCTAGATACAACTTACAGGGTGAATGGATATGGTAGGCCATTTGCACCTTTTCTAGGTGTCAATCACCACAAGCAAATAGTTATTTTTGGTGCAGCTCTCCTGTATGATGAAACCATAGAGTCTTTCAAGTGGTTGTTTAATACTTTCAAGATTGCAATGCGTGGAAAACAACCAAAAACTATCCTGACGGACCAGTCTATGTCGATAAGCAATGCGCTAAATGCAGTTTGGCCAGGTACCAGTCATCGTCTTTGCGTGTGGCAAGTCTATCAAAATGCTGTTAAGCATCTTAACAATGTGTTCCAAGGTTCAAAGACTTTTGCAAAGGATTTTGGTAGGTGTATCTTTGACTATGAAGATGAGGAAGAGTTCTTGCCGGCATGGCAGACAATGCTAGAAAAGTATGATCTTAGAAACAATGAATGGTTGGCAAATCTTTTTGGAGATAGGGAGAATTGGGCCTTGGCATATGGCCGAGAAACACTTTGTGCTGATATGAAAAGCACGCTACAAAATGAAAACtttagtttgctaaagaagtaccTGACTCCACAACTTGACCTGCTGTCGTTTTTTAAGCATTACATGAGGGTGGTGGATGACCATAGATATGCTGAACTGCAAGCTGATTTCCATGCGAGCCAAAGTGTTCCAAGAATACCTCCTTCGAAAATGTTAAGGCAAGCAGCTTCATTGTATACTCCTGCAGTGTTTCAAATGTTTCATAAAGAGTTTGAGGTATTCATGGATTGCATGCTATTCAGCAGTGGTGAGGTTGGGACAATATCGGAATATAGAATCACTGTTGGTGATAATCCAAAAGAATACTTTGTTAGGCTCGATTCAACTGATTGTTCAGTTGCCTGCAGTTGTAAAAAATTTGAATTTGTTGGGGTTCATTGTGGTCATGTATTAAAAGTACTTGATGTTAGAAACATTAAAGAGCTACCAGAACGGTATTTCTTGAAGAGGTGGAGAAGGGATGCTAAGACTGATACAGAGTCCGACCCTGGAGGGGTTACACTTGATGGCGACCCTAAGTCTCCTGTAACAACTCTAATGCATGCACCCTTCTCCTCATATGTTCATCACCTAGGATCTCGTGCAATAACTCAATTTAGTGAG GAATCTCCGGCTTCTGATTCACATCAACAATTACTCCATGGTGCTGCTCAGTTAAGTCAG GGTTATACAACACCAAATCTGCATTCACAACCAATTTTCACTAATTCTCAGTTGAATCACTAG
- the LOC135677365 gene encoding uncharacterized protein LOC135677365: MARVDPSIAAPGRLLRLLIYCGIFLLPFFFSSSVDASVHSYVGDKFAPKGNAFVLHGGSEGLYASLPDPNATAGPGDAFIRFEKITFRRPEQATENSKDTDNVMVQAIVFEVEDRETIGGSAYGGQRAVCCTADLAKLGACTQGTVIYRPSTQNPNWPQVLVASFSGKDLVATLPSHSIPITRTGMYNLYFIYCDPALSGLAIEGKTVWKNPTGYLPGRMAPLMNFYGLMSLAFVILGIFWFSQYVRFWKEVLPLQNCITLVIALGMFEMALWYFEYAEFNETGLRPMGITFWAVTFGTVKRTVSRVIILVVSMGYGVVRPTLGGLTSKVIMFGATFFLASEILELVENVGSVSDLAGKARLFLVLPVALLDAFFILWIFTSLSKTLDKLQARRLMAKLDIYRKFTNALGVALVLSVCWICYELYFKSTDIYNERWQNAWIIPAFWQVLSFSLLCVIADLWAPSQNSTRYAYSDDGTEDFDREDSLSLIKPGPIPSKDTHGSAASIDARAAVTSNTTTSNNGDIEEDKRE; encoded by the exons ATGGCGCGCGTCGATCCGTCCATTGCCGCCCCCGGCCGTCTTCTTCGGCTTCTCATCTACTGTGGCATCTTCcttctccccttcttcttctcctcctctgtggATGCCTCGGTGCACAGCTACGTCGGCGACAAGTTCGCTCCGAAAGGCAATGCCTTCGTTCTCCACGGCGGCAGCGAGGGCCTCTACGCCTCCCTCCCCGATCCCAACGCCACCGCCGGCCCCGGCGACGCCTTCATCCG CTTTGAGAAGATCACATTCAGGCGGCCTGAGCAAGCTACTGAAAATAGTAAAGACACTGATAACGTTATGGTACAAGCGATTGTATTTGAGGTAGAAGATCGGGAAACAATTGGTGGGTCAGCCTATGGTGGTCAACGAGCTGTCTGTTGCACAGCAGATCTGGCAAAATTAGGCGCCTGCACTCAAGGCACAGTTATCTATCGGCCCTCCACTCAGAACCCTAACTGGCCACAAGTGCTTGTTGCTAGTTTCAGTGGAAAGGATCTTGTTGCGACACTGCCATCCCACAGTATACCCATCACGAGAACTGGGATGTACAACCTGTATTTTATATATTGTGATCCAGCACTCAGTGGCCTGGCTATAGAGGGGAAGACTGTGTGGAAAAATCCCACTGGCTACCTGCCAGGAAGGATGGCCCCTCTCATGAACTTTTATGGATTAATGTCTCTTGCATTTGTGATACTTGGGATATTTTGGTTTTCACAGTACGTGAGGTTTTGGAAAGAGGTTCTTCCACTTCAGAACTGCATAACACTAGTCATTGCATTAGGCATGTTTGAAATGGCATTGTGGTACTTTGAATATGCTGAATTCAATGAAACTGGACTCAGACCAATGGGGATTACCTTTTGGGCAGTAACGTTTGGTACAGTAAAAAGAACAGTGTCACGAGTCATTATTCTGGTTGTTTCAATGGGGTATGGAGTTGTTAGGCCCACTTTGGGCGGCCTCACTTCTAAGGTGATCATGTTTGGAGCAACATTTTTCCTAGCATCTGAGATACTTGAGTTGGTGGAGAATGTAGGTTCCGTAAGCGATCTTGCTGGAAAAGCAAGATTGTTCTTGGTTCTTCCTGTGGCACTCCTGGATGCATTCTTCATTCTTTGGatttttacttctctttcaaaAACTCTGGACAAACTCCAG GCAAGACGGTTGATGGCTAAGCTAGACATTTACAGGAAATTTACTAATGCATTGGGTGTTGCTCTTGTTTTGTCCGTCTGTTGGATTTGCTATGAG CTGTATTTCAAATCAACTGACATATACAACGAGCGCTGGCAGAATGCTTGGATCATTCCTGCCTTTTGGCAGGTCCTCTCCTTCTCTCTTCTCTGTGTGATCGCTGATCTTTGGGCACCCTCCCAAAACTCAACGAG ATATGCTTACTCGGATGACGGAACTGAAGATTTCGATCGAGAGGATTCGCTCTCTCTAATAAAACCAGGACCAATTCCTTCAAAGGATACTCACGGTTCTGCAGCTTCGATCGATGCTAGAGCGGCCGTGACCAGCAACACTACGACCTCAAACAATGGAGACATCGAAGAAGATAAAAGGGAGTAG
- the LOC135677366 gene encoding protein JINGUBANG-like has product MGTAPRGSIPCNGNHDDDDCNHLPPKSLSLHSHSYPCLHHQCVTTIRAHACYVATLAVHGTSVYSGGSDQEIRVWPSVLLDSSSTARTDHPASFTVAQTESPVKSLLVSGDNLFSSHQDGEIRVWQITQREQRCYKLKAVLPTSMDRFLSFLSPKNYVQVRRHKKCSWVHHVDAVSGLALSHDGALLYSISWDRTLKVWRTSGFRCIESVAGAHQDAINAIAVSRNGHVYTGSADAKINVWRRSGEEGKHSLVQTLERHRSAVNALALSADDRVLYSGASDRSVVVWEGGSGGMAATGELRGHRRAILCLVAAGDVVCSGSADRTVRVWRRGREQKGRHCCLAVMEGHGGPVKSLAMVVLESSSSSSSSTCLVLSGGLDCDLKLWRLSVPSLS; this is encoded by the coding sequence ATGGGCACAGCACCTCGTGGCTCCATTCCCTGTAATGGCaatcatgatgatgatgactgcAACCATCTTCCGCCCAAATCCCTCTCCCTTCACTCCCATAGCTATCCCTGTCTTCACCACCAGTGCGTCACCACCATTAGAGCTCACGCTTGCTACGTCGCTACCCTCGCTGTTCATGGGACGTCCGTCTACAGCGGCGGCTCCGACCAAGAGATCAGAGTCTGGCCATCTGTTCTTTTAGACTCGTCGTCCACAGCGAGGACTGATCATCCTGCGAGCTTCACTGTGGCTCAAACAGAGAGCCCGGTGAAATCGCTTCTTGTGTCAGGTGACAACCTGTTCAGCTCTCACCAAGACGGCGAGATCCGCGTGTGGCAGATAACCCAGAGGGAGCAGCGCTGCTACAAGCTGAAAGCAGTTTTGCCGACCTCCATGGACCGGTTTTTGAGCTTCCTGTCGCCCAAGAACTATGTGCAGGTCCGCAGACACAAGAAGTGCTCCTGGGTGCACCACGTTGACGCCGTCTCCGGCCTCGCGCTCTCGCACGACGGCGCGCTCCTCTACTCCATCTCCTGGGACCGCACTCTAAAGGTGTGGCGCACCTCCGGGTTCAGGTGCATAGAGTCCGTCGCGGGCGCCCACCAGGACGCCATCAACGCTATCGCGGTGTCGCGGAACGGCCACGTCTATACGGGCTCGGCCGACGCCAAGATCAACGTGTGGAGGAGGAGTGGCGAGGAGGGGAAGCACTCGCTGGTGCAGACGCTGGAGCGGCACCGGTCGGCGGTGAACGCGCTGGCGCTGAGCGCCGACGACCGAGTGCTGTACTCGGGAGCGTCCGACCGCTCCGTGGTGGTGTGGGAAGGGGGCAGCGGGGGGATGGCGGCCACCGGGGAGCTCAGGGGACACAGGAGGGCCATCCTGTGCCTTGTGGCGGCCGGGGACGTGGTCTGCAGCGGCTCGGCGGATAGGACGGTGAGGGTGTGGAGGAGAGGACGAGAGCAGAAGGGGCGCCACTGCTGCTTGGCCGTAATGGAAGGCCACGGAGGGCCGGTCAAGAGCTTGGCGATGGTGGTGCtggaaagcagcagcagcagcagtagcagtacATGCCTGGTTCTCAGTGGAGGTTTGGACTGTGATCTAAAGCTGTGGAGACTCTCAGTTCCTTCTCTCTCTTAG